The genomic region GGTTCAAAAAAATATAAGATGATTATTAAAAATAAAAATCAATTAGGCTATATCCGATTATGGGATAACGATACTCAAAAATGGAAAGAGGATTATTTTTTTACAAAAGAATAAATAACGTTATGGAACACCAAACAGGTTTTTAAAACCTGTCTGGTGTGAAATAGTTTCCCAAACAACATTCCCTCATAAATCAATTATTAATTTTTAAATCTTATTTTATGAGAATACAACTATTGGCAATTCTTTTTGCCTTACTATTTGTATCCTGTGAAGTCGATCCGTATGAGGAAACTTCCGGCAAAATATTGGAAGTTGGTTCGCTTTCTAAAAAAAAGCTTTCCAATGAATTTATAGACGGACAGCATTGGGTGGAAGCCGAAAACGGAACTATTTATTGGGACGAAAATGCAACCTCACAAGGCACGACCAAAACCGGGGAAACATATTTGGGCCCAAATGTACTGGTGGGAACACATAACCGAGATTCCAACTTAAACGAACCCATAAACAGTGCCAAATTCGAACTGTATCTTGAAAGCAATAAGAACGGTTCTTCTGCGGAGATTATGGGCAATACCGTCCCATCTGATGTAAATAAATATGGAACATTAGCAGAGGGCTTGTATCCAGCCAATGCTCAGGGACGAGGAGGTTATATCGCACGAGGACGAGAAGATTTAGCAATTCTTATTAATGGAGGTGGATCTGTCCCTACTGCTCCGGGCAGTCCAAAAGATCATATGACACAAATATTCTTTCATGCAGGGAATCAGTATCAAGAGTCTTTATATGATTCTAATAAAAATCCATATTCTGCTGGTTGCCAGACAAGCGGTTGTGGTCCAGAATCACGTCCTTTACACAATGACTTTATGAATACTGCAGGGCCTGAGTTTGAAGGCTCCTACTACTTACGTCCCAGTCCTAATTAGAAATCTACTTAATACGATTCGTCATGAATTATCTATTATTATTACTTACGATATTTTCCTTTGCCATACAGGAAAAACAAAATCCATTGGTAAATACCAAATGGGAATATAAATTCTTAGAACACTGTATTAGTTCCATCATATTTAAAGCAGACGGTACTTACGAAAATTATAATTGCGAGATGAACTATCCGTATTCCGGGAAATACGAAATAAAAAAAGACACCATTACTTTAATTGAAATTGATTTACTCTCGAATGTACTCAGTGTTAATGAAGAAAACAACTATAAAACAAGGATAATCCGAAAAAATAAACTTGTAAATAAGGGAGAATATTTACAATATATTAGTTGGGAAAATTATGACTATGAAAATAAAAAATGGTCCGGTGATGTTGTTTTTCCTCCAAATGAAATCATTTATAAAAAAATTGCTCAATAAGATCACACCTGTCTGGTGTTGTAAAAATAGGAAAACGGATTACCTTACATCAATCAAATGATTGGCTACCTTTTTACACCAAACAGGTTTTGAAAACCTGTTTGGTGTGATATAAGTGTAAAAAACAAAACCCGAAACGTATGTTTCGGGTTTTGTTTGTATCGTGCGAAAAGAGTCTTATACTCTTCCCTTTAAAGCATTAAATACCCATGCAATGGCAAAAAATCCGATTCCTACTGCTCCAAATCCCCAACCGGCTACGTCGGCATATCGGTAAACTGCCAGTCCGATTAATAATAATCCCATTAAAACCATTATCAGAGTGGCCCACCCTAAAATGGTATTTTTATTCATGCCCATATTCTTTAGTTTTTTTGAATCGCAAATATCGTAATAATATCACAGCCTTAAAAATATTAATCTAATTGAATATCTTAACCAGCATTTCTTTTAGCAAATCCTGTTGCGGTAAAGCATTGGCGCCTACTCCTTTGCTTTTTACGTCTATATCGCGTAAAACGGCGACAATCTGGCTTACCTTTTTCATCGGATAGTTTCGCAAGGCGACATCGTAATCTTTTAGAAAATACGGATTCACTTTTAGCACCTTCGCAGCATTAGCCGGACTTTTGTCTTTTAATCCGTGGTATTGCAACAATTGGGAAAAGAATCCGAAAATAAGTCCGGTTGTCACGACCAATGGGTTGTCTTTTGGATTTTGAGCAAAATAATCCGCGATCTGATAGGCTTTTAAC from Flavobacterium sp. WV_118_3 harbors:
- a CDS encoding CAL67264 family membrane protein, translated to MGMNKNTILGWATLIMVLMGLLLIGLAVYRYADVAGWGFGAVGIGFFAIAWVFNALKGRV